CAGCGTAGGAAAATCTGAGCCAACTCAGCTTTAACAACATTCACGCATGGCATGCAACCAACCCGATTGCAGCCCTGTTGATAAAGTGGATTGGGTTTTATTCCGTGTCGCTTTGCCAGGGCAAAGACATCATCATGCGTCCAGTTAAGGATCGGGCGATAAATATTCAGTCCTTTACCCAGGTCAAAACCAGATTCCCATTCAGCTAATGAAGCACGCTCCGGGGACTCCTGAGCACGAACCCCCTGCCATAAAACGACTTCGCCAAATTGAGTGAGTAATGGGTTAACAAACTGGTCTCGCACAGGGTCATGTTTAAGTTCAATTGAACAAAAACGCGCTTTTGATGAAGGAAAACGCCCCTTCCACATGCACAGGTCTAAGAACGGATTGCCCGTTGGATGAAGCGTTTTTAGTGCAGTGTCGATTATTTTTTTGGCCTGTTCAAAAGTAAATCCGCATTCCTCAGTAAGAGATACAGGCCATTTTTCAGAAATAAACTTTCTCTTTTGAGAAATGCGATCGGCAAAATTAGCTTTGACTCTTTTCACCGTTCCCAGCTTTCCCTCCAGGTAAGATAAATAATCCAGAGTTTGCGGATGCTCATGACCAGTATCTGCAAAGACAGCCGTATACAACACACCAGCTTCACGAGCCAACAGCCACTGAGCCAGCGAATCTTTCCCGCCTGAAATAGTAATTGCGTTCATTGCTTCCGCATTAAAACAGCGGTTATCAATTACCATCACATGCCACCTTTAATATCAGAGAAGAAATAGCGGGCTGCGTTCACGCCAAGGAGAAGAAGAACTATTGAGAAATAGATCATTGTTTTCTCCGGTAATGTCTGGCGTTCAACTCAGCGAGTTCCTTGCAATAGACACAAAGCTCAACCCCTGGCAGAGCTGCTCGGCGTTCCTTCGGTATTGGGCGGTCACAGTCGATGCAGAACATTGCGGAAATGCCCGCAACAGTTGCGCGGGCGGCTTGGATTTGGGCGGAAAGAATGAGGTCAGCGCGTTCCTGAGCGGTGTCGATCACATCAGCCATTGTTACGCCTCCGCTTCACTTTGAATTCGGTTAGCCTCAATGCGTAGTGCCTCCGCAGCTTCAATCCCTGTCATTTCACGTTTGAGGATAAAACTGGCAATCGCTTCCAGGCGGCCAGCAAATACAACCGCTCGATTGGCGCGTTCTTCATTACGAGCAGTATTCAGCATCAACGATAAATCAGGAACCGAGGTGTAATCGCGTTCTGGTGAAGCTAAATCAATGCCCATAACCGGCAAACCAACAATATTCTGACGGGTGTTATCAATCATATTTTTCATATAAGAACTCCTGTTTTGGGCAAAAGAATGCCCGGCGGGTTGACGCCAGTTAATTTGGATTTGGGTTAGTGTTTAATGTTTATCTTGCAGTCATCTTCACTGATAAATTTCGGCAGTGATTCAGTTAAACCAAGCAAAGAATTTAGCGCCGCAACTACTTGATGCCTTTCCGTCGGCGTTAATTCAGCAAACTTCATCTCAAGATGGCGACGAGATAAGCCAGCATGAAAACAGATTGTTCTACGCATATGCAGCGGCTGAGTATCAAATGTTTCCTGCGCTACGTTCTTTCTAAATTCAAACATCTCTTTAATTCTGGAAAGATGTTTCTTGCCTATTTGAATATGTTCTTCATTCACTAAAGACATAATCACCTCAACTAAACAGACGCTTTAAAAGCGGTTTTGAATTTCTCACGGCCTGCGGGGCAGTGGCTTGTGACATTGAAGGGTTCCAACGCTTTCCACCTGGCAATTCAATGCAACCATGGTCGAAATGACGAGAAGGACTTTGCTGTTTTAAAAATGGAGCAATAGAAACAGCCATATTTACATCAGCCCATTTGTCGTGACGCTTGCAATAGCACCAACTGCAGATGCCAGGGCAGGGGATGCCTGTACTCGGCCTTGAACAACTAAACCGATCAGCGATAGATGGCGAATACCGGCATTAACACCTTCGAGTAAGGACATACGACGCTGAGAGCTAACCGCACCACCTTTAACTGCATCAGCTGCAATAGAACCTACGGCGGCGGTTGCCTGTAATGCGTAGGTAGAAAGATTAGAAGTAGCAATCTCATTGATCGGAACTGACGGCAGGCAATTTATCTGTGCAAGCATGCCATCGAGAAGGGCTGCATCCTCAGTCAAATCAGTGATTAAAAGAACTTCCTCACAGGTTAGCTTATGAGGTTGTTCAGGGTTGAACTTATTGCGCAGGATTTGGGGTTTAGTGCCCATCAGCGCGGCAAGTTCGGTAAGGTTATGACGATTCACAAATGCCTTACATGCATCGTCAAAGTGAGCGTGTTTGGAAACGCGATAATCAAACATTGTTAGTCCCTGCTAGTTTGAATAATCTGACTCAACGATTTATGTAACGGCACTTGATGGCTTGCTGGCGGTTTTTCTCACGCCAGGCCTCAAGATTGATCAGGGCATTGCCATGACGTTCCATAACAACAGTTTGCATTTGACCTGTTTTACGGTTTTTGCGCTGCTGGGTGATTGTGGTTGAAGGGGTTGGGGCAAGAAGTACAACACCGTTCGCGATCCACTTTTCGAGGACTGCGGAGCTGATGCCGTTAATTGCAGCAAAATCTTTTTTAGAGATTGTCGGGGAGTTAGCGAGTGTGGTCAGTTGCAAACTTATTGAGTTCACAATGGTCGCAGACAGGGCTGATTCTAAAGCCGGTAGCAACTGGGATACTACAGAGTTTAACAATTCCTTAGAAACGGCAGTCTTATCAACGGCTACTTGAATTGCATTCTGTTCAGACATAAAGCAAAATCTCCTTTTAAGCAGTTTGAGTTCTACTGTGTAACATATGGCGTGTTTTCACTTTAGATCACAAATGTGCTCATGTAAATCACTTTCGTGCTCGCCTTGGTGGATCTATGCCTGAAACTAAAGACAGTGCTGCGCATATCGTTGAACGTCTTTCCTCCTCTTATGGGGTTACTTCTCAACGAGCTTTAGCCAGCTGTCTGGATGTTCCTTCAAATAATGTTAGTGCCTGGGTTCAACGCAAGAGTGTTCCAGGCAATGCAATTATCAAATGTGCATTGGACACAGGGGCTGACTTAAAATGGTTAGTTACCGGTGAGTTTGCATTTTCAAAAAATGAATGCCATAAAATCACAAAAAGAGTCACTTCATCTTCTGGTCACGCTCTTCTGCAGAAAATGCTTTCGTCTGGCGGCCGAGCTGTTTTGAATAGAATTATTGAAGCCTATGGTTTCAAGACG
The Rahnella variigena genome window above contains:
- a CDS encoding phosphoadenosine phosphosulfate reductase domain-containing protein — its product is MVIDNRCFNAEAMNAITISGGKDSLAQWLLAREAGVLYTAVFADTGHEHPQTLDYLSYLEGKLGTVKRVKANFADRISQKRKFISEKWPVSLTEECGFTFEQAKKIIDTALKTLHPTGNPFLDLCMWKGRFPSSKARFCSIELKHDPVRDQFVNPLLTQFGEVVLWQGVRAQESPERASLAEWESGFDLGKGLNIYRPILNWTHDDVFALAKRHGIKPNPLYQQGCNRVGCMPCVNVVKAELAQIFLRWPEQMKRLSEWEEIVAACSRRGNAVFFHAGHDPKKATKNGTDVSLKSHGIHTYKDWALTTRGGNQFDLLLCATDQTLCNSVYAGVCE
- a CDS encoding TraR/DksA C4-type zinc finger protein gives rise to the protein MADVIDTAQERADLILSAQIQAARATVAGISAMFCIDCDRPIPKERRAALPGVELCVYCKELAELNARHYRRKQ
- a CDS encoding DUF2732 family protein, which encodes MKNMIDNTRQNIVGLPVMGIDLASPERDYTSVPDLSLMLNTARNEERANRAVVFAGRLEAIASFILKREMTGIEAAEALRIEANRIQSEAEA
- a CDS encoding phage filamentation protein Fil family protein, whose product is MAVSIAPFLKQQSPSRHFDHGCIELPGGKRWNPSMSQATAPQAVRNSKPLLKRLFS
- a CDS encoding phage regulatory CII family protein → MFDYRVSKHAHFDDACKAFVNRHNLTELAALMGTKPQILRNKFNPEQPHKLTCEEVLLITDLTEDAALLDGMLAQINCLPSVPINEIATSNLSTYALQATAAVGSIAADAVKGGAVSSQRRMSLLEGVNAGIRHLSLIGLVVQGRVQASPALASAVGAIASVTTNGLM